The following is a genomic window from Nguyenibacter vanlangensis.
GCCACCGCCAAAGAGCTGGTTCAGGCCAGCCGTGTCCGTGACGCCGGGGCTGACCGCATTCACCCGAATGTGCCGGTCCTTGAGATCGAGCATCCAGTTGCGCGCGAAACTGCGCACCGCGGCCTTGGTCGCGGAATAGACGCTGAGCGCCGGTGTGCCCGCCGCACTGACGTTCGAGGCATTCAGCACGATCGAACCCCCATCGCGCAGCAGCGGCAGCGCCTTCTGCACGGTGAACAGCACGCCCTTGACGTTGCTGTCGAAGGTCGACTGGTAATGCTCCTCCGTGATGGCGCCCAGCGGTGCGAATTCGCCACCGCCGGCATTCGCGAACACGACGTCGATCTGGTTGTGCGTCTGCTGGACCGCGTCATAGAGCCGGTCGATGTCCTCAAGGCGCCCCATGTCGCCACGCACGCCGGTCACCCGACCGCCGATGCTGCTGACCGCCGCATCGAGCGCGTCCTGCCGCCGCCCGGTGATGAAGACGAACGCGCCCTCATCGGCAAACGCCCTGGCCGTCGCGAGCCCGATGCCGCTCGTGCCGCCGGTGACGATCACCACCTTGCCGTCAAATCCGTATGTCATTGGTCTGCTCCCTGTTTTCGACGCGATCTGCGTCGGTGAGACAGACATCCTCCTGGAACGATAAATCGTGTAGACAGTGATTTCTGCACACAGCGTTCACCTGGAGGAACGATGCACCGGCGCGATCTCAACGATCATGTCTATTTCGTCGCGGTCGTGGCTCATGGCGGATTTTCGGCGGCGGCACGCGTCTTGCACGAGCCGAAATCCAAGCTCAGTCGCCGCATCGCGGATCTGGAAGGTCGGCTGGGTGCGCGGCTGATCGAACGATCGAGCCGCCGCTTCCGTGTCACCGAACTCGGCCGCGCCTTTTACGAACGATGCCGCGCGATGCTGGATGAAGCCGACGCCGCCGAGGCGATCGTCAGCGCGGCCCAGGCGGAGCCGGCGGGGGTGATCCGCTTCAGTTGCCCGACCGGGATGGTGACGGTCATTACAGACTTGATCACGGGCTTTCTCGCCCGCTATCCGAAGGTGCGGCTGCAACTCATAGCCGTCGACCGGCCCGTCGATCTGATCGAGGAGCGGATTGACGTGGCGTTGCGCGTGCGCCTGGCACTGACCTCGGACGCGGCATTGACCATGCGCTCACTCGGGCATTCGGTTCGCATCATGGTGGCACACCCGCGTATCGCCATGCACGTCGCGGCCTTGGCCGATCTGGCGACTGCCCCGCTCCTGACGACCAGCGACGAAGCCGTCGACTGCATCTGGCCGCTGGTGAACGCACAGGGCGAAACCTATGAGGTTCGCAGGACGCCACGGCTTGGCTCGCACGACATGGTCGCGATGCGCGAGGCAGCGATCGCGGGCCTCGGCGTCGCCTGGCTGCCCGATCATCTTTGTCAGGAAGCGATCGACTCTGGCCAACTTGTTCAGGTCCTGCCGGAATGGACAGGTCGGGAGGGTATCGTCCATCTGGTCTTCACGACGCGCCGTGGGCTCCCGTCCGCCGTGCGCGCGTTCATCGATCACCTCGCAGCGGGCTTCCCCAAAAACCTGTGATCGATTCTGTCTCCAGGAATCCGGGACACGACATCATTGAGCCACGATCCTCGTTCGTGCAGGCCATGTCCGCTTCCGGCGCTCCTCTGATGTCGGTTGTCGTCCGCAAACAGGCGGGAACTGACTATCTGTCTGTCCGCTCCCGCCAGATCAATTCAGCACCCTGCCGATAACCGAAGAGGAAGGCTCCCGGCCAAAAATCCCGCTCGCCATGGCGACGAACGCCATATAAGCCAGCCGATCGTCACAGCACGGCAAATACCAGGTCTGTCCGAAGGAGCCCGGCGTATTGCCCAATGTCGCTGACGCGCGGCTCGCGTCAATAATGCACCATCAAAGCCCGGGACTAAACACTTAGGCTCTATGACGACTTGACCGACGTAGAGCCTGTGGCGGCTGTCCATATACGCGCAGGCATGCACGACGCATGCGTTCGAGGTCGCGGAAGCCAACATGCAAGGCGATCTGGTCTAAAGGTTCGCTCGTATTTTCGATACGTGGAAGAGCGGCATCACACCGCAGGCGCTCGACTGCGCGAGCCGGTGTCTCCCCCGTCTCCACGACGAACTGTCGGGCGAACTGGCGTGGACTGATCCTCGCGACATTTGCCAGCCGCTCAACCGACAATGGCTCCCGCAAGTGCGTATGAATATAGGCGATAGCGTCGCGAATGCGCCCCGGGCGCGGCTCCAGGTCGAGAAGAGTCGAAAACTGAGACTGACCACCACTGCGGCGATGATAAACCACAAGTTCCCTCGCGACAGCCTTGGAATTTTCGATCCCGAAATCCTCCTCGATCATCGCCAGCGCAAGATCGATGCCGGCGGTAATGCCCGCCGAGGTCCAGATCGCACCATCGTGAATGAAAATCCGGTCGGCCTCGACCTTGAGCAAGGGGTAGCGACGCTGGAGATCAGCCGTATGACGCCAATGGGTCGTCACGCGATGTCCGTCAAGCAGCCCGGCTGCCGCCAGAACGAACGTTCCGGTGCAGACGCTGGCGCTGCGCCGCGCATGAGGCGCCAGCATGCGCACGAGTGCAATCAGATCATTCTGCCGGGAGAGCATCTCCGTATCGGGAGCCCCCACGATCACAAGCGTATCGAGGCGCCCGGGCATAGATGGCTGGACGGTGTCGATTGTCACTCCCGATGAACTGGCCACGAGCCCGCCGGATACCGAGACGGTCCGGATGTCATAGCCCGTCCGATGAAAGTCGCGCGCTAGATGAAACGCGCATAACGGGCCACTCACATCGAGGAGTTCGAAGCCGGGAAACACGACGAACCAAATGGCAAGGGCATCGGAGGGAGCCGGCATCATCATCTGTCACCCTATGGCAGAATACGAGGTCTATATGTCATTTCTGCCACCCGCGACAGAGAATAAAATCCGCATGAAACGACAGGCCTCATGAGGCAGGCAGTCGCCGGATGGTCGCGACACCGTTGTCAGGATTGTCGGAGCCGGAAACAAAAAGGAGCTTACGCCATGATAGATACGCTTCGTTCTGGGACGAGCATCAATGGCATCGTTGTGCCGGATTCCTCTCTTGGCCGCGCGATCACGGAGTTTATTCGCGATACCGAAAGCGACCTGCTCTTTAATCATTCGAGCCGCGTCTATTTCTTCGGCGCGCTTGCCGGGCAGCAGCGCGAACTGACCTTCAATCCCGAACTCCTCTATGCTGCCGCGATGTTCCACGATATCGGATTGATGCCATCGCACAGCAGCGAGACTCTTCGTTTCGAAGTTGACGGCGCCAATGCCGCACGGGACTTCCTCAAGAGTCACGATGTCGATCCATCCGACATCGAAAAGGTCTGGACGGGCATCGCCCTCCACACGACCCCAGGCGTGCCGGAATTCATGCATCCCGTGATCGCGCTCACCACGGCCGGCGTCGAAATGGACGTTCTCGGCCTTACGTACGACCAGTATCCCGACACGGTCCGCGAGGCAGTCGTCGCCGCCTTTCCAAGGACACCGCATTTCAAGGAAGATATCATCCAGGCATTCTACGACGGTATCCGCCATAAGCCGGACACGACCTTCGGTAACGTAAAGGCGGATGTGATCGCTGATAAAGAGCCGCATTTTCACAAGGGAAACTTCTGCTCAATCATCCGCACATCGCGCTGGAATGCCTGATCCCGCCCTCGTGCCTGTGGTTACTTGATCGTGGAGGTTTCCGCATGCCAGTCCGAGCAATATGAAGCGCAAGAAAGTCAAGAAACATTTCATGGACATACCCCTCGGTCGCAGCCTGGTCCTGATGACCGCGCTCGCCATTATCGGTCCGGGCGCTCGTGCGACGACCGTATCGATCGATACCACTGCCGCGAACTCGCTGCTTACGGCAGTCAGCAATCCGTTTCTGACGGAAGACCAGGCTGCGGCCGTCGTCCAGATGAAAGGTAACCAGGCCATCATTCGGAAACTGCAGGAATTCGACATACCGGCGTCAACCGCCAGTTTCGCTCGGGCTCTTTATGCCGAGGCACATGGCAAACCCATCACGGATCGAGTCGGAATGAGTTACTCACTCGATGAAGTGAAAGGCAATATCGGCGGAATTCGTATGGTAATCACGGCAATAGAACGTGATCCAGACCATTTCCAACGGGCACTTGAAAATCGGATCGCCCGCTTTAGCCCCAGGAGCGCCAATATTCATATCAACGGGTATGTCATTGCCGGAGGAGACGGCGGAGGCTACACGTTCGGCGATACCGATTTCTATCTCAATGTCGGGAGGATTCGGGATTTGGTCCTGGCAAGGGAAGTCACGAATCACGAAATGTATCATGCCGTGCAGGGTGCCTTCTCCAAGGAGCGCGGCGCCTTCGACGATGACCCGGACCTCTCGCCCTGTCACGCGACCCGCAAACTATTCGACAACCTCTATGAGGAGGGTACAGCAGATTATGTTGGAGACCACTCTCTGATCGAGCAGGCGAAGGGCGAGGCAGCCGATCGTATCAGGGACGATGAAAGGGACGGCCTGAGGCACATAGAATGGAGTGCCTCACTTCTTGAAATGTCCGTCGATGCCCTGAACGCCAAGACACCGGTACCTTACAGCAAGGTCTATGCCGTTGGCTTTTACGGA
Proteins encoded in this region:
- a CDS encoding SDR family oxidoreductase; its protein translation is MTYGFDGKVVIVTGGTSGIGLATARAFADEGAFVFITGRRQDALDAAVSSIGGRVTGVRGDMGRLEDIDRLYDAVQQTHNQIDVVFANAGGGEFAPLGAITEEHYQSTFDSNVKGVLFTVQKALPLLRDGGSIVLNASNVSAAGTPALSVYSATKAAVRSFARNWMLDLKDRHIRVNAVSPGVTDTAGLNQLFGGGEQAEGTKSYLAGLIPSGRVAQPEEIARAVLFLASSEASFINGIELFVDGGQKQI
- a CDS encoding LysR substrate-binding domain-containing protein, yielding MHRRDLNDHVYFVAVVAHGGFSAAARVLHEPKSKLSRRIADLEGRLGARLIERSSRRFRVTELGRAFYERCRAMLDEADAAEAIVSAAQAEPAGVIRFSCPTGMVTVITDLITGFLARYPKVRLQLIAVDRPVDLIEERIDVALRVRLALTSDAALTMRSLGHSVRIMVAHPRIAMHVAALADLATAPLLTTSDEAVDCIWPLVNAQGETYEVRRTPRLGSHDMVAMREAAIAGLGVAWLPDHLCQEAIDSGQLVQVLPEWTGREGIVHLVFTTRRGLPSAVRAFIDHLAAGFPKNL
- a CDS encoding GlxA family transcriptional regulator, whose product is MMMPAPSDALAIWFVVFPGFELLDVSGPLCAFHLARDFHRTGYDIRTVSVSGGLVASSSGVTIDTVQPSMPGRLDTLVIVGAPDTEMLSRQNDLIALVRMLAPHARRSASVCTGTFVLAAAGLLDGHRVTTHWRHTADLQRRYPLLKVEADRIFIHDGAIWTSAGITAGIDLALAMIEEDFGIENSKAVARELVVYHRRSGGQSQFSTLLDLEPRPGRIRDAIAYIHTHLREPLSVERLANVARISPRQFARQFVVETGETPARAVERLRCDAALPRIENTSEPLDQIALHVGFRDLERMRRACLRVYGQPPQALRRSSRHRA
- a CDS encoding HD domain-containing protein, encoding MIDTLRSGTSINGIVVPDSSLGRAITEFIRDTESDLLFNHSSRVYFFGALAGQQRELTFNPELLYAAAMFHDIGLMPSHSSETLRFEVDGANAARDFLKSHDVDPSDIEKVWTGIALHTTPGVPEFMHPVIALTTAGVEMDVLGLTYDQYPDTVREAVVAAFPRTPHFKEDIIQAFYDGIRHKPDTTFGNVKADVIADKEPHFHKGNFCSIIRTSRWNA
- a CDS encoding DUF5700 domain-containing putative Zn-dependent protease yields the protein MKRKKVKKHFMDIPLGRSLVLMTALAIIGPGARATTVSIDTTAANSLLTAVSNPFLTEDQAAAVVQMKGNQAIIRKLQEFDIPASTASFARALYAEAHGKPITDRVGMSYSLDEVKGNIGGIRMVITAIERDPDHFQRALENRIARFSPRSANIHINGYVIAGGDGGGYTFGDTDFYLNVGRIRDLVLAREVTNHEMYHAVQGAFSKERGAFDDDPDLSPCHATRKLFDNLYEEGTADYVGDHSLIEQAKGEAADRIRDDERDGLRHIEWSASLLEMSVDALNAKTPVPYSKVYAVGFYGHAILYNIAYVIAKDITARYGPDGLIKLLRQPSYDYVLTYVRLPEYGKDRDHPPLGHGTVAAAQVLAAGCK